Proteins encoded within one genomic window of Panicum virgatum strain AP13 chromosome 1N, P.virgatum_v5, whole genome shotgun sequence:
- the LOC120654897 gene encoding gallate 1-beta-glucosyltransferase-like, with protein MLTAESSSSSEKADGDQEEADPTRRRARAAMVEEEAAVPPAVAAASAPPHLLLICFPGQGHVNPMLRLAKRVAAKGLLVTFSSLASVGARLAAAAGVSAGGDGVPVGRGRVRFEFLEDGDPGPDLDDLMRHLETAGPPAFAALLRRQAEEDRPVACVVANNPFMPWASDVAAGEGIPTAVLWVQSCAVFSLYYHHVHGLVEFPPEDDPGARFKLPGLPEMSAADVPSFLLPSNPLKLHADAIIRQFRTIGRASWVLVNSFAELEADVLAALPGVTPRTPELITVGPLIELHQGQEDDAMRGDLIKAADDCVEWLDAQPPRSVVYASMGSVVVLSPGEVAEMAHGLASTGRPFLWVVRPDTQPHLPEGFLDSVSGRGAVVAWSPQERVLAHPSTACFLTHCGWNSTLETVAAGVPVVAFPQWGDQCPDARYLVEELGMGVRLRGARREAVREAVEAAVAGPRAGEMLANARRLSAAARAAVAPGGSSDAHVQAFVDEVARRSG; from the coding sequence ATGCTGACAGCAGAGTCATCAAGCAGCTCGGAGAAGGCCGACGGCGACCAAGAAGAGGCCGATCCGACCCGGAGGAGAGCTCGCGCGGCCATGGTTGAGGAAGAAGCGGCCGTGCCCCCCGCCGTGGCGGCAGCGAGCGCCCCGCCGCACCTGCTGCTGATATGCTTCCCGGGGCAGGGCCACGTGAACCCCATGCTCCGCCTGGCGAAGCGCGTCGCGGCCAAGGGCCTCCTCGTGACCTTCTCCTCGTTGGCCAGCGTGGGCGCGAGgctggcggccgccgcgggggtgtcggccggcggcgacggcgtgcccGTGGGCCGGGGCCGCGTCCGGTTCGAGTTCCTGGAGGACGGCGACCCCGGGCCCGACCTGGACGACCTCATGCGGCACCTCGAGACGGCCGGGCCCCCGGCGTTCGCGGCGCTGCTGCGGCGCCAGGCGGAGGAGGACCGGCCCGTGGCGTGCGTGGTGGCGAACAACCCGTTCATGCCGTGGGCGAGCgacgtggccgccggcgaggggatCCCGACGGCGGTGCTGTGGGTGCAGTCGTGCGCGGTGTTCTCGCTCTACTACCACCACGTGCACGGCCTGGTGGAGTTCCCGCCCGAGGACGACCCCGGGGCGCGGTTCAAGCTCCCGGGCCTGCCGGAGATGTCCGCCGCCGACGTGCCGTCGTTCCTGCTCCCGTCCAACCCGTTGAAGCTCCACGCCGACGCGATCATCAGGCAGTTCCGCACCATCGGGCGCGCGTCGTGGGTGCTGGTGAACTCGTTCGCGGAGCTGGAGGCGGACGTGCTGGCCGCGCTCCCCGGCGTGACGCCGCGCACGCCGGAGCTCATCACCGTGGGGCCGCTCATCGAGCTCCACCAGGGGCAGGAGGACGACGCGATGCGCGGTGACCTGATCAAGGCCGCCGACGACTGCGTGGAGTGGCTGGACGCGCAGCCGCCCCGGTCCGTGGTGTACGCGTCGATGGGCAGCGTGGTGGTGCTGTCCCCCGGCGAGGTCGCGGAGATGGCGCACGGGCTGGCGTCGACGGGGCGGCCGTTCCTGTGGGTGGTGCGGCCGGACACGCAGCCGCACCTGCCGGAGGGGTTCCTGGACTCCGTGTCCGGGCGCGGCGCCGTGGTGGCGTGGAGCCCGCAGGAGCGCGTGCTGGCGCACCCGTCGACGGCGTGCTTCCTGAcgcactgcgggtggaactcgacGCTGGAGACGGTGGCGGCAGGAGTGCCCGTGGTGGCGTTCCCGCAGTGGGGGGACCAGTGCCCGGACGCGCGGTATctggtggaggagctcggcatGGGCGTGCGcctgcgcggcgcgcggcgggaggcCGTGCGCGAGGCCGTGGAGGCCGCCGTGGCGGGGCCCCGCGCGGGGGAGATGCTCGCAAACGCCAGGCGGTTGAGTGCCGCCGCCAGGGCCGCCGTGGCGCCCGGCGGGTCCTCGGACGCCCACGTCCAGGCGTTCGTAGACGaggtggcgcggcggagcggctaA
- the LOC120654898 gene encoding gallate 1-beta-glucosyltransferase-like, whose product MGEEAAAVPPAVAAAAAPPHLLLICFPGQGHVNPMLRLAKRVAAKGLLVTFSSLASVGARLAAAAGVSAGGDGVPVGRGRVRFEFLEDGDPGSHLDDLMRHLETAGPPAFAALLRRQAEEGRPVACVVVNPFMPWASDVAAGEGIPTAVLWVQSCAVFSLYYHHVHGLVEFPPEDDPEARFQLPGLPEMSAADVPSFLLPSNPFKLLADAIITQFRTIERASWVLVNSFAELEPDVVAALPGVTPRPPELIPVGPLIELQQGQEDDEVRGDLIKAADDCVEWLDAQPPRSVVYASVGSVVVLSPGEVAEMAHGLASTGRPFLWVVRPDTQPHLPEGFLDSVSGRGAVVAWSPQERVLAHPSTACFLTHCGWNSTLETVAAGVPVVAFPQWGDQCTDARFLVEELGMGVRLRGARREAVREAVEAAVAGPCAGDMLASARRWSAAARAAVAPGGSSDAHVQAFVDEVARRARGGGAAKARAQAQPPPAVVTEA is encoded by the coding sequence ATGGGTGAGGAAGCGGCGGCCGTGCCCCCCgccgtggcggcagcggcggccccgCCGCACCTGCTGCTGATATGCTTCCCGGGGCAGGGCCACGTGAACCCCATGCTCCGCCTGGCGAAGCGCGTCGCGGCCAAGGGCCTCCTCGTGACCTTCTCCTCGTTGGCCAGCGTGGGCGCGAGgctggcggccgccgcgggggtgtcggccggcggcgacggcgtgcccGTGGGCCGGGGCCGCGTCCGGTTCGAGTTCCTGGAGGACGGCGACCCCGGGTCCCACCTGGACGACCTCATGCGGCACCTCGAGACGGCCGGGCCCCCGGCGTTCGCGGCGCTGCTGCGGCGCCaggcggaggagggccggcCCGTGGCGTGCGTGGTGGTGAACCCGTTCATGCCGTGGGCGAGCgacgtggccgccggcgaggggatCCCGACGGCGGTGCTGTGGGTGCAGTCGTGCGCGGTGTTCTCGCTCTACTACCACCACGTGCACGGCCTGGTGGAGTTCCCGCCCGAGGACGACCCGGAGGCGCGGTTCCAGCTCCCGGGCCTGCCGGAGATGTCCGCCGCCGACGTGCCGTCGTTCCTGCTCCCGTCCAACCCGTTCAAGCTCCTCGCCGACGCGATCATCACGCAGTTCCGCACCATCGAGCGGGCCTCGTGGGTGCTGGTGAACTCGTTCGCGGAGCTGGAGCCGGACGTGGTGGCCGCGCTGCCCGGCGtgacgccgcgcccgccggagcTCATCCCCGTGGGGCCTCTCATCGAGCTCCAGCAGGGTCAGGAGGACGACGAGGTGCGCGGGGACCTGATCAAGGCCGCCGACGACTGCGTGGAGTGGCTGGACGCGCAGCCGCCGCGGTCCGTGGTGTACGCGTCGGTGGGCAGCGTGGTGGTGCTGTCCCCCGGCGAGGTCGCGGAGATGGCGCACGGGCTGGCGTCAACGGGGCGGCCGTTCCTGTGGGTGGTGCGGCCGGACACGCAGCCGCACCTGCCCGAGGGGTTCCTGGACTCCGTGtccgggcgcggcgcggtggtggCGTGGAGCCCGCAGGAGCGCGTGCTGGCGCACCCGTCGACGGCGTGCTTCCTGAcgcactgcgggtggaactcgacgctggagacggtggcggcgggggtgcCCGTGGTGGCGTTCCCGCAGTGGGGGGACCAGTGCACGGACGCGCGGTTCctggtggaggagctcgggatGGGCGTGCGcctgcgcggcgcgcggcgggaggcCGTGCGCGAGGCCGTGGAGGCCGCCGTGGCGGGGCCCTGCGCGGGGGACATGCTCGCGAGCGCCAGGCGGTGGAGCGCTGCGGCCAGGGCCGCCGTGGCGCCCGGCGGGTCCTCGGACGCCCACGTCCAGGCGTTCGTGGACGAggtggcgcggcgggcgcgtggTGGCGGGGCGGCTAAGGCCCGGGCCCAGGCGCAGCCCCCTCCCGCCGTCGTCACGGAGGCCTAG